A genomic region of Arachis stenosperma cultivar V10309 chromosome 9, arast.V10309.gnm1.PFL2, whole genome shotgun sequence contains the following coding sequences:
- the LOC130949346 gene encoding protein MAIN-LIKE 2-like, translating to MGDDPGRLYRLDGVAHIAGVINDEPRRCISSVRRQQGMRLDERYVPYLQMAGLYHLARLNDRWFRLDEPLVSAFVERWRPETHTFHMPFGECTITLQDVAYQLGLPVDGDYVSGCLTDFHLYIEGGRPAWQWFHELLGVLPPENQVQKFAVNCTWFQETFAECPDGADEETVRRFARAYIMMLLGTQLFADKSGNRIHIRWLPYVARLEEMGRYSWASGALAWLYRCMCRVANRHVVKLAGPLQLLQSWIFWRFPTLRPSGYDEISWPLASRWSGYNPGISNKGPRVQMARMKINLLQPRQFIWMPYSALDVIQVVHPEVLEPRHTMLWRCRTSLIYFAVVEWHQVDRVLPQFGGVQPIPSPALNIDFLMSKDGRGGDRWFPAQYPEWHLHWQEHADHILQFDIVPDPGPSHEFLTWWYQHGKRFLSPEMLLGDPRGVPIPDEATQRGAGRLPDMDRVEDVPDRRRIERRARVGTRRSQREWNWVDRAMDAGDDPVRGGGRVRGRGGRRRVGAARQGAQMPGGGDVAGVDRAHQGGHDGGSHGSGMGDPTSHTDAGLGGGGLGDYFVGVPGDDHTLQDSTPWVSPGSMFGDLLASDGIVAEFDGPHFLDDIRTIMQEDEAAAGRVQTTGTQAPLDVDLNEPATVAPAHPFAMGGTPASAQSIGSHSVAGPSSSRPVHVAPMTPRQPVPDDSDESIEDEEPLIRRGYRTRVPRRCGTGSHLFR from the exons ATGGGGGACGATCCGGGAAGGCTTTATCGTTTGGATGGAGTAGCTCATATCGCCGGTGTGATCAACGACGAG CCTCGTCGTTGCATATCCAGCGTTAGGCGGCAACAGGGGATGCGTCTTGATGAGAGGTATGTTCCGTACTTGCAGATGGCCGGACTTTACCATCTTGCGAGACTGAACGACAGATGGTTCCGACTAGACGAGCCCCTAGTCAGCGCATTCGTCGAGAGGTGGCGGCCTGAGACGCACACCTTCCACATGCCGTTCGGAGAGTGCACTATCACGCTTCAGGATGTCGCATACCAGCTGGGGTTGCCAGTCGACGGAGATTACGTTAGTGGTTGCCTTACCGACTTCCACCTTTACATTGAGGGTGGGAGACCTGCTTGGCAGTGGTTCCATGAGTTGCTCGGTGTTTTACCTCCCGAGAACCAGGTGCAGAAATTCGCAGTCAACTGCACCTGGTTTCAGGAGACATTTGCAGAGTGTCCAGACGGGGCAGATGAGGAGACAGTTAGGCGCTTTGCCCGGGCCTATATCATGATGTTATTGGGTACGCAGCTGTTTGCCGACAAGTCCGGCAATCGTATACACATCAGATGGCTACCTTATGTTGCTCGGCTTGAGGAGATGGGTCGCTACAGTTGGGCGTCGGGGGCACTAGCATGGCTGTACAGGTGCATGTGCCGAGTCGCCAACAGACATGTGGTGAAGTTAGCTGGCCCGTTACAGTTATTACAGTCTTGGATCTTCTGGAGGTTTCCCACTCTTAGACCATCTGGGTATGATGAGATCAGCTGGCCCCTTGCCTCGAG ATGGTCTGGTTACAATCCTGGGATTAGCAACAAGGGACCTCGGGTACAGATGGCTCGCATGAAGATCAACTTGTTACAGCCTCGGCAG TTCATATGGATGCCCTATAGCGCACTCGACGTCATCCAGGTTGTCCATCCTGAGGTGTTGGAGCCTCGGCATACGATGTTATGGCGATGCAGGACGTCCCTGATTTATTTTGCGGTTGTCGAGTGGCATCAGGTTGATAGAGTTTTACCTCAGTTTGGCGGCGTTCAGCCCATACCGTCTCCCGCCCTGAACATCGACTTCCTGATGTCGAAGGACGGGAGAGGAGGTGACCGTTGGTTCCCGGCACAGTACCCTGAGTGGCATCTTCACTGGCAGGAGCATGCTGATCACATTCTACAGTTTGACATCGTGCCCGACCCCGGACCGTCACATGAGTTCTTGACATGGTGGTATCAGCACGGAAAGAGGTTTTTGTCGCCGGAGATGTTATTGGGGGATCCGAGAGGTGTTCCTATTCCAGATGAGGCGACGCAGAGGGGTGCAGGCCGACTTCCAGATATGGACCGGGTCGAGGATGTTCCTGACAGACGTCGTATTGAGCGGAGAGCACGAGTTGGGACACGTCGTAGCCAGCGTGAGTGGAACTGGGTGGATCGGGCTATGGATGCTGGAGACGACCCAGTTAGGGGTGGGGGGAGAGTTCGTGGTCGTGGAGGCAGGAGGAGGGTGGGTGCTGCTAGACAGGGTGCCCAGATGCCTGGGGGAGGTGATGTTGCGGGGGTTGATAGGGCCCATCAGGGCGGGCATGATGGTGGGTCCCATGGATCTGGTATGGGAGATCCCACGAGTCATACTGATGCTGGGCTTGGTGGTGGAGGTCTTGGAGATTATTTCGTAGGTGTTCCCGGTGATGATCATACCCTTCAGGATAGTACTCCATGGGTGAGTCCTGGCTCGATGTTTGGAGACTTACTTGCTAGTGATGGCATTGTGGCCGAGTTCGATGGACCGCATTTCCTTGATGATATCCGGACCATCATGCAGGAGGATGAGGCTGCAGCCGGACGGGTTCAGACGACAGGGACACAGGCACCCCTGGATGTAGATCTGAATGAGCCTGCCACGGTAGCTCCTGCGCATCCTTTTGCCATGGGTGGGACCCCAGCATCGGCCCAGAGTATTGGATCACACTCAGTTGCCGGCCCGTCGTCATCCAGACCCGTGCATGTTGCGCCTATGACCCCGAGACAGCCAGTTCCGGATGACAGCGACGAGTCGATTGAGGATGAGGAGCCACTTATACGTAGGGGTTACCGGACACGGGTGCCACGCCGTTGCGGCACTGGATCGCACCTATTTAGATGA
- the LOC130949347 gene encoding uncharacterized protein LOC130949347: MASEESFLVLVHYRGSIKRKTRSGVKFTDKDPLCIIVTPTTTYDALVSSVLEKLGLEGVKRVKKFFYRIPTAVLHDTVKFDCFTIGSEEDLQVMFLSRRQFPEVRTPELLAKLVDVVSSSGGSNRNANTIAVVAGSSSRPAVASSSAPVYEPPMQPVASPSFAVDLSGNVGDEVRYGEHIPTEVHCPTPAGVSDGLFDDPDDDDVEPDMIADESGDDVGTTVPRRATGGSSSGTQQYPPHFFSLDLGAMRQDENALQPSGFGARDTEGSAGMNEFQVGQHLQDKDKALLSVKTYSIRRGVQYKVVESDYRRYVGKCSEFGNGCTWLIRLSLRQRKGIWEVKRYNGPHTCLVSSISSDHRSLDYHVISTFIMPMVRADAAVNIKVLQNATAAHFGFRPTYRRVWMAKQKAVAVIYGDWDESYNELPRWVLGVQLTMPGTVAVLRTCPVRVGGQVDESQVYFHRLFWTFPPCIQAFRHCKPLVSIDGTHLYGKYGGTLLVAIAQDGNSNILPVAFALVEGENAESWSFFLSHLREHVTPQPGLLVISDRHNGIKAALEAPDGGWLPPAAYRAFCIRHVAANFALTFKGKDARRLLVNAAYAKTEVEFDYWFDILRSENPAMCDWAN; this comes from the coding sequence atggctagtgaggagagtttCCTTGTTCTGGTACATTACAGAGGGTCGATTAAGAGAAAAACTCGGTCCGGCGTGAAGTTCACTGATAAAGATCCCCTATGTATTATCGTGACGCCAACAACCACCTACGATGCTCTTGTTAGCTCTGTGCTGGAGAAGCTTGGTCTTGAAGGAGTTAAAAGGGTCAAGAAGTTTTTCTACCGCATTCCAACAGCGGTGCTCCATGACACCGTGAAGTTTGATTGTTTCACAATCGGTAGTGAGGAGGACTTGCAGGTTATGTTTCTTTCTCGTAGGCAGTTTCCCGAGGTAAGGACACCAGAGCTGTTGGCAAAGTTGGTTGATGTGGTATCTAGCTCGGGTGGTTCGAACCGGAATGCCAATACTATAGCCGTGGTTGCCGGCTCGAGCTCGAGACCTGCTGTTGCTTCATCCTCTGCTCCTGTGTATGAGCCACCGATGCAGCCTGTTGCGTCCCCTTCGTTTGCCGTTGATCTGAGCGGCAATGTTGGAGACGAGGTTCGGTATGGGGAACATATTCCCACCGAGGTACATTGTCCCACACCGGCTGGTGTTAGTGATGGTTTGTTTGATGATCCAGATGACGATGACGTTGAACCGGATATGATCGCTGATGAAAGCGGCGATGATGTTGGAACTACTGTTCCGAGAAGGGCTACAGGTGGATCTAGTTCTGGCACACAGCAGTATCCACCCCATTTTTTCTCGTTGGACCTGGGTGCCATGCGGCAGGACGAAAATGCTCTGCAGCCCTCAGGATTTGGCGCTAGAGATACCGAGGGGTCTGCCGGTATGAACGAGTTCCAGGTTGGCCAACATCTTCAGGATAAAGATAAGGCGCTGTTGAGTGTGAAGACGTACAGTATCCGCCGAGGGGTCCAGTACAAGGTCGTTGAGTCTGACTACCGCAGGTATGTGGGAAAGTGTTCTGAGTTTGGGAATGGGTGCACATGGCTAATTCGGTTGAGTCTCCGACAGCGGAAGGGTATCTGGGAAGTGAAGCGATACAACGGACCGCATACATGTCTTGTCAGCTCCATCTCCAGCGACCATAGGAGTCTGGACTACCATGTCATATCCACCTTCATTATGCCGATGGTTAGGGCTGATGCAGCTGTGAACATCAAGGTGCTTCAAAATGCCACGGCCGCACACTTTGGGTTCAGGCCTACGTACAGGAGGGTATGGATGGCAAAGCAGAAGGCCGTTGCCGTCATATATGGGGACTGGGACGAGTCGTACAATGAGCTCCCTAGGTGGGTTTTAGGAGTTCAGCTGACGATGCCTGGCACTGTAGCCGTCCTCAGGACTTGCCCTGTTCGAGTTGGGGGACAGGTTGACGAGTCTCAGGTTTATTTTCATAGGCTGTTCTGGACTTTTCCCCCTTGTATCCAGGCATTCCGTCATTGCAAGCCTTTGGTGAGTATTGATGGCACCCATCTATATGGGAAGTATGGGGGAACACTGCTAGTCGCCATTGCACAGGACGGAAACTCGAACATCCTCCCCGTGGCATTTGCACTAGTTGAGGGTGAGAATGCTGAGTCAtggtctttctttctttcccacCTCCGTGAGCACGTGACACCTCAGCCGGGTCTGTTAGttatttcagataggcataacGGCATCAAGGCAGCCCTCGAGGCTCCGGATGGGGGATGGCTACCCCCTGCTGCGTACCGGGCGTTCTGCATTCGACACGTTGCAGCGAATTTTGCCTTGACGTTCAAGGGAAAAGATGCCCGGAGGCTTCTTGTTAACGCCGCATATGCCAAGACCGAGGTGGAGTTCGACTACTGGTTTGACATTCTGCGCTCTGAGAATCCGGCAATGTGTGACTGGGCGAACTGA